One window from the genome of Pantoea cypripedii encodes:
- a CDS encoding type 2 GTP cyclohydrolase I, producing the protein MNHVELEHIVNQQLNTSAFNDYAPNGLQVEGRAEVKTIITGVTACQALLDEAVQRNADAVMVHHGYFWKSEAPVIKGMKRQRLRTLLANDINLYGWHLPLDAHPHLGNNAQLARLFDIEVKGEIMPLVPWGELAEPLSGEALAQRITQALGRTPLHCGDNAPEKIKRIAWCSGGGQGFIDNAAAFGVDAFITGEVSEQTIHSAREQGLHFFAAGHHATERGGIKALGEWLAQSYGLDVTFIDIDNPA; encoded by the coding sequence ATGAATCATGTCGAATTAGAACACATCGTTAACCAGCAGCTGAACACCAGCGCCTTCAACGACTACGCCCCTAATGGGTTGCAGGTGGAAGGGCGGGCGGAGGTGAAAACCATTATTACCGGTGTCACCGCCTGTCAGGCTTTGCTGGACGAAGCGGTACAACGCAATGCCGATGCAGTGATGGTGCATCACGGTTACTTCTGGAAAAGCGAAGCCCCGGTGATTAAAGGGATGAAGCGCCAGCGCCTGCGCACGTTACTGGCCAATGATATCAATCTCTATGGCTGGCATCTGCCGCTTGATGCGCACCCACATCTCGGTAACAACGCGCAGCTGGCGCGGCTGTTTGATATTGAGGTGAAGGGTGAAATCATGCCGCTGGTGCCCTGGGGAGAGCTGGCAGAACCGCTGAGCGGTGAGGCACTGGCGCAGCGCATCACCCAGGCTCTTGGGCGCACGCCGCTGCACTGCGGTGATAATGCGCCGGAGAAAATCAAACGCATCGCCTGGTGTAGCGGCGGCGGTCAGGGTTTTATCGATAATGCGGCTGCTTTTGGCGTTGATGCCTTTATCACTGGCGAAGTGTCGGAACAAACCATTCACAGCGCGCGAGAGCAGGGATTACATTTCTTTGCCGCCGGACATCATGCCACCGAACGTGGTGGTATCAAGGCGCTGGGTGAGTGGCTGGCGCAAAGCTATGGCCTCGACGTGACCTTTATCGATATCGATAATCCTGCCTGA
- the pxpB gene encoding 5-oxoprolinase subunit PxpB — MQRARCYLLGERAVVLELEPPVSLASQQRIWGLCQRLQGNETVSEVIPGMNNLTLLLRDPQRNALDAIEKLQRWWEESEAQLPESRLVEIPVIYGGDAGPDLQVVADHAAMTPRQVVELHSSSAYVVYFIGFQPGFPYLGGLDSRLHTPRRAEPRVIVPAGSVGIGGSQTGVYPLATPGGWQLLGQTSISLFDPQLQPPTLLRPGDSVRFVPQKEGVC; from the coding sequence TTGCAACGAGCACGTTGTTATCTGCTGGGTGAGCGCGCGGTGGTACTGGAACTGGAACCACCGGTTTCCTTAGCCAGCCAGCAACGCATCTGGGGATTGTGCCAGCGGTTACAGGGAAATGAGACGGTGTCGGAAGTGATCCCCGGCATGAATAATCTGACGCTGCTACTGCGCGATCCGCAACGCAATGCGCTGGATGCGATCGAAAAGCTGCAACGCTGGTGGGAAGAGAGTGAAGCGCAGCTGCCTGAATCGCGTCTGGTGGAAATTCCGGTGATTTATGGTGGCGACGCAGGTCCGGATCTCCAGGTGGTTGCCGATCATGCCGCTATGACCCCGCGCCAGGTGGTTGAGCTGCACAGCAGCAGCGCATATGTGGTTTATTTTATTGGCTTTCAGCCAGGATTCCCCTATCTCGGTGGCCTCGATAGCCGCTTACACACGCCGCGTCGAGCAGAACCCCGCGTCATCGTACCTGCGGGTTCGGTAGGTATTGGTGGCAGTCAAACCGGCGTGTATCCGCTGGCAACGCCGGGTGGCTGGCAATTGCTGGGACAAACTTCCATCAGCCTGTTTGATCCTCAGCTGCAACCCCCCACGCTGTTGCGCCCTGGCGATAGCGTGCGCTTTGTGCCGCAAAAGGAGGGCGTATGTTAA
- a CDS encoding Hcp family type VI secretion system effector → MNNVFLKIDGLMGESKDSTHQGWSDAETYSWGVRRKGQTAGPGVTNYHHLTVHCQVDKATAGALLYASNGNKIKKIELSACKSGGNQKEYYRITLESVIIMEVLFNDGGSITNVEYEFQADKVKFQYWEQGNSGGKAAETRMGWNIKESESYF, encoded by the coding sequence ATGAATAATGTTTTTCTTAAAATAGATGGGTTAATGGGAGAATCGAAGGATTCAACACATCAGGGGTGGTCCGATGCTGAGACATATTCATGGGGTGTCAGAAGAAAAGGACAAACTGCGGGTCCCGGAGTCACAAATTACCATCATCTCACGGTACACTGCCAGGTGGATAAGGCAACTGCCGGTGCACTTTTATATGCTTCCAATGGCAATAAAATTAAAAAGATTGAATTATCTGCCTGCAAATCAGGTGGTAATCAAAAGGAGTATTATCGAATCACGCTAGAAAGCGTAATTATCATGGAGGTGCTTTTTAATGATGGTGGCTCCATTACAAATGTCGAGTATGAGTTTCAGGCTGATAAGGTGAAGTTCCAGTATTGGGAACAGGGAAATTCCGGAGGAAAAGCGGCCGAAACGCGTATGGGTTGGAATATAAAAGAGTCGGAATCGTATTTCTGA
- a CDS encoding DUF2517 family protein, whose amino-acid sequence MYQAYPLYKVVLRRALVVLLGVLALPVMLFRADRARFYSYLHRMWCKTSAKPVWLAQSEAAGGIFW is encoded by the coding sequence ATGTATCAGGCATATCCGCTCTACAAAGTTGTGCTGCGCCGTGCGCTGGTGGTGTTACTGGGCGTGCTGGCGCTCCCCGTGATGCTGTTCCGTGCCGATCGCGCACGTTTTTACAGCTATCTGCATCGTATGTGGTGCAAAACCAGTGCTAAGCCGGTCTGGCTGGCACAATCTGAAGCGGCAGGCGGCATTTTCTGGTAA
- the phrB gene encoding deoxyribodipyrimidine photo-lyase: MTTHLVWLRNDLRINDNSALYAACRDTKAQVIALFIATPGQWQQHHMAPKQAMFIYQNLCLLQTSLAERGIRLHYHQCDDFAASVDYLAEFCQRHKVDQLFYNYQYEINERQRDAAAEKRLDDQGVICQGFDDSLLLPPGSVQTGGRTMFKVFTPFSKAFVRRLHQGLPECHVAPRARDGAPIAAGKKIPAFDYPMDAIDERLFPPGEDAALKQLRHFAQQSVVDYATERDKPAVDGTSRLSVYLATGVLSPRQCLHRILKQHPDALDGGKAFVWLNELIWREFYRHLMVAFPALCKHQPFVGWTRHVCWQKNQAHFVAWQQGNTGYPIVDAAMRQLNALGWMHNRLRMIVASFLVKDLLIDWHEGERYFMQQLIDGDLAANNGGWQWAASTGTDAAPYFRIFNPTTQGERFDKQGEFIRQWLPELEAVPDQHIHQPHLWAQKNNKTLDYPEPIVEHKDARKKTLDAFERARSAA; this comes from the coding sequence ATGACCACCCATCTCGTCTGGCTGCGTAACGATTTACGCATCAATGACAACAGTGCCCTGTATGCTGCCTGCCGTGACACTAAAGCGCAGGTGATAGCGCTGTTTATCGCAACGCCGGGCCAGTGGCAACAGCATCATATGGCCCCCAAACAGGCGATGTTTATTTATCAAAACCTGTGTTTGTTACAGACATCGCTGGCGGAGCGAGGCATCAGGCTGCATTACCATCAGTGTGACGACTTTGCGGCATCGGTGGATTACCTGGCGGAGTTCTGCCAGCGGCATAAGGTTGATCAGCTGTTTTATAACTACCAATACGAAATCAACGAACGCCAGCGTGACGCAGCGGCAGAAAAGCGTCTCGACGATCAGGGGGTGATTTGTCAGGGTTTTGATGACAGCCTGTTGTTGCCCCCTGGCAGCGTGCAGACTGGCGGTCGCACCATGTTCAAAGTGTTTACCCCGTTCAGCAAAGCCTTTGTCCGTCGCCTGCACCAGGGGCTGCCCGAGTGTCATGTCGCCCCCCGCGCCCGTGACGGTGCACCGATTGCCGCTGGCAAAAAAATCCCCGCGTTCGATTATCCGATGGACGCGATCGATGAAAGGTTATTCCCGCCGGGTGAGGACGCTGCCCTTAAGCAGTTGCGTCATTTTGCGCAGCAATCGGTGGTGGACTATGCAACCGAGCGTGATAAACCGGCGGTGGATGGCACCAGCAGGTTGTCGGTGTATCTGGCGACAGGCGTGTTATCGCCACGTCAGTGCCTGCATCGCATCCTGAAACAGCATCCGGATGCTCTCGATGGCGGAAAAGCTTTTGTCTGGCTGAATGAATTAATCTGGCGCGAGTTTTACCGTCATCTGATGGTGGCATTTCCGGCGCTGTGTAAGCATCAGCCGTTTGTCGGCTGGACACGTCACGTCTGCTGGCAGAAGAATCAGGCCCACTTTGTCGCCTGGCAGCAGGGCAACACGGGCTATCCGATTGTTGATGCCGCCATGCGTCAGCTGAATGCTCTGGGCTGGATGCATAATCGCCTGAGGATGATTGTTGCCAGCTTCCTGGTGAAGGATCTGTTGATCGACTGGCATGAAGGTGAACGTTACTTTATGCAGCAGTTGATTGATGGCGATCTGGCCGCCAATAACGGTGGCTGGCAGTGGGCAGCGTCTACCGGCACCGATGCAGCACCTTATTTCCGCATTTTTAATCCAACGACCCAGGGTGAACGTTTCGACAAGCAGGGAGAATTTATTCGTCAGTGGCTCCCCGAGCTGGAGGCCGTGCCCGACCAGCATATCCACCAGCCACACCTCTGGGCGCAGAAAAATAACAAGACACTCGATTATCCCGAGCCAATCGTGGAACATAAGGACGCACGTAAAAAGACACTGGACGCCTTCGAGCGCGCGCGCAGCGCGGCCTGA
- the kdpE gene encoding two-component system response regulator KdpE, with amino-acid sequence MTTILIVEDEKEIRRFVRLALEGEGLKIVEAEQLQRGLIEAATRKPDLVILDLGLPDGDGNDFIREVRQWSSMPVIVLSARTDEQDKIDALDAGADDYLTKPFGIGELLARVRVALRRHQSNQPEPILNFGDVSVDIAARRVLRAGEEVHLTPTEFRLLSLLLNNAGKVLTQRQLLNQVWGPNAVEHSHYLRIYMGHLRQKLEANPTQPNHLLTETGIGYRFMP; translated from the coding sequence GTGACCACCATCTTGATCGTTGAAGATGAAAAGGAGATCCGCCGTTTCGTGCGCCTGGCGCTGGAAGGCGAAGGGTTAAAGATTGTGGAAGCTGAGCAGTTGCAGCGTGGTTTGATCGAAGCCGCAACACGCAAGCCCGACCTGGTGATCCTGGATTTAGGGCTGCCTGATGGTGATGGCAATGATTTTATCCGCGAAGTGCGCCAGTGGAGCAGCATGCCGGTGATTGTGTTGTCAGCACGTACCGATGAGCAGGATAAGATCGATGCGCTGGATGCCGGTGCCGATGACTATCTCACTAAACCTTTTGGTATCGGTGAATTGCTGGCTCGTGTCCGGGTAGCGTTGCGTCGTCATCAGAGCAATCAACCCGAACCGATATTGAATTTTGGTGATGTTAGTGTCGATATCGCAGCGCGGCGCGTATTGCGCGCGGGTGAGGAAGTCCATCTGACGCCGACAGAATTCCGCCTGCTCAGCCTGCTGCTGAATAATGCCGGTAAGGTTTTGACGCAACGCCAGTTGCTGAATCAGGTCTGGGGGCCGAATGCGGTGGAGCATAGCCATTATCTGCGTATTTATATGGGACATTTGCGCCAGAAGCTGGAAGCCAACCCCACCCAGCCAAACCATTTGCTGACGGAAACCGGTATTGGCTATCGATTTATGCCGTAA
- a CDS encoding pesticin C-terminus-like muramidase yields MLEPEEGLLTFRAEGNNVKTSRDYSRKIHWPGISSSCRRNSSGVTIGRGFDLGDRTKINVLIMLKKSGVNKEQADLISDGAGLKGCAAHEFVIRNRDKIGEISESQQLSLFKIVYDWLKKDVERICKNRVTIRNHHPDPNVLADEAWRVIPLKIKDILIDLRYRGDYTPHSRELIQRFAYLGDIEGFGRVISNRALWPDVSTDRFIRRVDYYEKN; encoded by the coding sequence ATGCTTGAACCAGAGGAAGGGTTGCTGACGTTTCGCGCCGAAGGTAACAATGTTAAAACCAGCAGAGATTACTCAAGGAAAATACATTGGCCCGGCATATCGTCTTCATGCAGGAGAAATTCTTCTGGAGTAACAATTGGTCGAGGTTTTGATTTGGGAGATAGAACAAAAATAAATGTATTAATAATGCTCAAGAAGTCTGGAGTAAATAAAGAGCAGGCAGATCTTATCTCTGATGGTGCAGGTCTAAAAGGATGTGCTGCACATGAATTTGTTATCAGAAATAGAGATAAGATAGGTGAAATATCAGAATCTCAGCAATTGTCTTTATTTAAAATTGTTTATGATTGGTTGAAAAAAGATGTGGAGAGGATTTGTAAGAATAGAGTAACGATAAGGAACCATCATCCTGACCCTAATGTGCTAGCTGATGAGGCATGGAGAGTAATACCGCTGAAAATTAAAGATATCTTAATTGACTTACGTTACAGAGGTGACTATACACCACACAGTAGGGAACTGATACAGCGTTTTGCATATTTAGGTGACATAGAAGGATTTGGTAGAGTGATATCTAATCGGGCACTTTGGCCAGATGTTTCCACTGACAGGTTCATAAGAAGAGTTGATTATTATGAAAAAAATTAA
- a CDS encoding DUF969 domain-containing protein, whose product MESVVNLWPLLGIATIVLGFVLRFNPVLVVIVAGFVTGLSAHMPLADILDKLGSGFLNTRNLPLILLLPLAVIGLLERHGLKERAQTWIAQIKTATAGRLLIVYLFVREITAALGLTSLGGHPQMVRPLLAPMAEGATENRYGEVSPEVRHRLRAMSAATDNVGLFFGEDIFVAFGAIIFMHNFMQESAGIQTEPLHIAVWGIPTAICAFLIHSARLIRLDRQLARELGTLNHQALQAKGEQ is encoded by the coding sequence ATGGAAAGCGTGGTAAATCTCTGGCCGCTGCTGGGTATTGCGACCATCGTGCTCGGCTTTGTGCTGCGGTTCAATCCAGTGCTGGTGGTGATTGTTGCCGGTTTTGTTACCGGGCTATCGGCCCATATGCCGCTGGCTGACATTTTAGACAAGCTGGGATCCGGGTTCCTGAATACCCGTAATCTGCCGCTGATTCTGCTGCTGCCGCTTGCGGTGATCGGCCTGCTGGAGCGGCACGGTCTGAAAGAGCGGGCGCAAACCTGGATCGCCCAGATTAAAACTGCCACCGCAGGGCGTTTGCTGATCGTCTACCTGTTTGTCCGTGAAATCACTGCCGCACTGGGACTGACCAGCCTCGGTGGTCATCCGCAGATGGTCCGCCCGCTGCTGGCACCGATGGCGGAAGGCGCGACGGAAAACCGTTATGGTGAAGTGTCGCCGGAGGTTCGCCATCGCCTGCGTGCGATGTCGGCAGCGACGGACAACGTCGGTTTATTTTTTGGTGAGGATATCTTCGTCGCCTTTGGTGCCATCATCTTTATGCACAACTTTATGCAGGAGTCAGCGGGCATCCAGACCGAACCGCTGCATATCGCGGTATGGGGGATTCCGACCGCAATTTGTGCCTTCCTGATTCACTCCGCCCGCCTGATCCGTCTTGATCGTCAGCTGGCTCGTGAGCTGGGCACGCTGAATCATCAGGCGTTGCAGGCGAAAGGAGAGCAATGA
- the pcp gene encoding pyroglutamyl-peptidase I has product MKTVLLTAFAPFEGESINPSWEAVRTFEGKVIDGARVVVRQLPVTFSQCGAVLTEALDELQPDRILCIGQAGGRSDFTVERVAINVDDARIPDNEGQQPIDQPIVAEGPVAYFSSLPIKAIVAAVREAGIPASVSQTAGTFTCNNVMYHLLHWLETRQSQARGGFIHIPYLPEQAVKHPGAPSMAAANVIQALEIAVQVTLSVDKDLRVVGGATH; this is encoded by the coding sequence ATGAAAACGGTATTACTGACCGCGTTTGCGCCTTTTGAAGGCGAAAGCATTAATCCCTCGTGGGAAGCGGTACGTACCTTTGAGGGTAAAGTGATCGATGGCGCTCGCGTGGTGGTGCGTCAGCTGCCAGTGACGTTCAGCCAATGTGGTGCGGTGCTGACTGAGGCGCTGGACGAACTGCAACCGGACCGCATCCTGTGTATCGGTCAGGCGGGTGGCCGCAGTGATTTCACCGTGGAAAGGGTGGCGATCAATGTGGATGATGCGCGTATTCCCGATAACGAAGGACAGCAGCCGATTGATCAGCCGATTGTTGCTGAAGGGCCGGTTGCTTACTTTTCCAGCCTGCCGATCAAAGCCATTGTGGCGGCGGTACGTGAAGCGGGTATTCCTGCTTCAGTGTCGCAGACCGCGGGTACTTTCACCTGTAATAATGTGATGTACCACTTGCTACACTGGCTGGAAACGCGTCAAAGCCAGGCTCGCGGTGGTTTTATCCATATTCCTTATCTGCCGGAGCAGGCGGTAAAACACCCCGGAGCGCCAAGCATGGCAGCCGCCAACGTGATTCAGGCGCTGGAGATTGCGGTGCAGGTGACGCTGAGTGTGGATAAGGACTTACGCGTTGTGGGTGGCGCAACGCATTAA
- a CDS encoding YbgA family protein — MREKIPVGISACLLGDRVRFDGGHKRFAFATDELAPFVHFEPVCPEMAIGLPTPRPALRLVKEEDAGVHLCFSKEGGDEITDEMAQWSAQRVKSLHHLCGYILCAKSPSCGLERVRVYEPETNNNRKAGTGIFTAFLQRELPWLPLEEDGRLHDPDIRENFIGRVYALHEFNQMWRNGLTRHQLMAFHSRYKLLLLSHSQDEYRELGRFVAKMDQWDSLEDYAFEYRNRLMQLLAHKSTRRNHTNVLMHVQGYFRRQLTSRQRQELAQLIDRYRCGVQPLLAPVTILKHYMAEFPHPWLAQQRYFDPYPEALRLRYGQ; from the coding sequence ATGCGCGAGAAAATTCCTGTCGGTATCAGTGCCTGCCTGCTCGGGGATCGCGTTCGTTTCGATGGCGGCCACAAGCGCTTCGCCTTTGCGACCGACGAACTCGCCCCATTTGTCCATTTTGAACCGGTCTGCCCTGAAATGGCGATTGGCCTCCCCACGCCCCGTCCGGCGTTGCGCCTGGTAAAAGAAGAGGATGCAGGTGTGCATCTTTGTTTCAGTAAAGAAGGCGGGGATGAGATCACTGATGAAATGGCGCAATGGTCAGCGCAGCGGGTGAAATCGTTGCATCATCTTTGCGGCTATATCCTGTGTGCCAAATCACCCAGCTGTGGCCTGGAACGGGTGCGAGTGTATGAGCCGGAAACCAATAACAATCGCAAGGCGGGTACCGGCATTTTCACCGCATTTCTGCAGCGTGAATTACCCTGGTTACCGCTGGAAGAAGATGGACGGCTCCATGATCCCGATATCCGCGAAAACTTCATCGGGCGTGTCTACGCCCTGCATGAATTTAATCAAATGTGGCGCAATGGCCTGACGCGTCATCAGCTGATGGCGTTCCACAGTCGTTACAAATTGCTGCTGTTGTCCCATTCTCAGGATGAATACCGTGAACTGGGACGTTTTGTCGCGAAGATGGATCAGTGGGATTCCCTGGAGGATTACGCCTTTGAATACCGTAATCGTCTGATGCAGCTGCTGGCGCATAAATCGACCCGACGCAACCACACCAATGTGTTGATGCATGTGCAGGGCTATTTCCGTCGCCAGCTGACCTCGCGGCAGCGTCAGGAACTGGCGCAATTGATTGACCGCTACCGCTGCGGGGTGCAGCCGTTACTGGCACCTGTCACCATCCTTAAACACTATATGGCGGAGTTCCCGCATCCGTGGCTGGCTCAGCAGCGCTACTTCGATCCCTATCCGGAAGCGCTGCGATTGCGCTACGGCCAATAA
- the pxpC gene encoding 5-oxoprolinase subunit PxpC produces MLKILRAGLMTSLQDQGRNGWRQFGVSVSGALDQPAMRTANMLVGNDENSAVLEIVLGQFKAQFQRDGWFALTGAGCNAELDGKAVWTGWRLPVKKGQVLSLSMPVHGMRSYLAVNGGFAVPEMLGSASTDLKAGFGGFAGRKLQDGDQLPLGKATRNFRRKAGVRQLLWGNRLRALPGPEYNEFTREAQEGFWRSAWKLSPQSNRMGYRLQGRTLHRKATRDLLSHGLVPGVVQVPPNGQPIVLMADAQTTGGYPRIACIIEADLYHLAQIRLGEPIHFVHCTLEEAMQAKQQQQRVFDQMTWGLSHED; encoded by the coding sequence ATGTTAAAAATTCTACGCGCCGGATTGATGACCTCATTGCAGGACCAGGGCCGTAACGGCTGGCGACAGTTTGGCGTGAGCGTCAGTGGTGCCCTGGATCAACCGGCGATGCGCACCGCCAACATGCTGGTGGGAAATGATGAAAACAGCGCGGTGCTGGAGATTGTGCTGGGGCAGTTTAAAGCGCAGTTTCAGCGTGATGGCTGGTTTGCGCTGACCGGCGCGGGCTGTAACGCGGAACTGGATGGCAAAGCGGTCTGGACGGGCTGGCGTCTGCCGGTGAAAAAAGGGCAGGTGCTGAGCCTGTCGATGCCGGTGCATGGGATGCGCAGCTATCTGGCGGTTAACGGAGGCTTTGCCGTGCCGGAAATGCTGGGTTCCGCCAGTACCGATCTGAAAGCCGGTTTTGGCGGTTTTGCCGGGCGTAAATTACAGGATGGCGATCAATTACCACTTGGCAAGGCCACGCGTAACTTCCGCCGTAAGGCCGGAGTGCGCCAGTTGCTGTGGGGTAACCGTCTGCGTGCCTTACCGGGTCCGGAATACAACGAATTCACCCGTGAAGCGCAGGAAGGCTTCTGGCGCAGCGCGTGGAAGCTCAGCCCGCAAAGTAACCGCATGGGTTACCGTTTGCAGGGGCGCACATTACATCGCAAAGCCACGCGTGACCTGCTGTCGCACGGACTGGTGCCGGGTGTGGTACAGGTGCCGCCCAATGGGCAACCTATCGTACTGATGGCCGATGCGCAGACCACCGGAGGCTACCCGCGCATTGCCTGCATTATCGAAGCCGATCTCTACCATCTGGCGCAGATTCGCCTCGGTGAACCGATCCATTTTGTGCACTGCACACTGGAAGAAGCGATGCAGGCGAAGCAGCAGCAACAACGTGTATTCGATCAAATGACCTGGGGACTCTCACATGAAGATTGA
- a CDS encoding DUF979 domain-containing protein has protein sequence MFQQQYLMWLAGIILLIVAVFSWRDRANPRRLTTGLFWALYGLIFLIGDGAYQLMGHLAGSAEQGQRWLHIGVGVAVVVMALIAGFGGVRLGSYHQRSDAEKQASAKRLGNKLFLPALAIPVVTVVGVLAFNNLPGLQQAVFGAGNHSTLITLFSMMLGCLIGWLVALKMTQEKPAQSMQETRRLLDAVGWAFILPQILATLGLLFTSAGVGNAISHLTETWLAVDNRFIAVAVYAIGMALLTMVMGNAFAAFPIVTAGIGIPILVLQHHGNPAVMAAIGMFSGYCGTLMTPMAANFNLVPARLLELPDRNAVIKAQVPTGVLLLVVNIFLLWFMMFL, from the coding sequence ATGTTTCAGCAACAATATCTGATGTGGCTGGCGGGTATCATTCTGCTGATTGTGGCCGTCTTCTCGTGGCGGGATCGCGCCAATCCACGGCGTCTGACCACGGGGCTGTTCTGGGCGCTGTATGGCCTGATTTTCCTGATTGGTGATGGCGCTTATCAACTGATGGGTCATCTGGCGGGGAGCGCTGAACAGGGCCAGCGCTGGTTGCATATCGGCGTGGGTGTCGCCGTGGTGGTCATGGCATTGATCGCCGGATTTGGCGGGGTGCGCCTCGGCAGTTATCACCAGCGCAGCGACGCCGAAAAACAGGCCAGTGCCAAACGTCTCGGCAACAAGTTGTTCCTGCCCGCGCTGGCGATCCCGGTGGTGACGGTGGTGGGGGTGCTGGCGTTCAACAATCTTCCTGGTCTGCAACAGGCGGTGTTTGGTGCCGGTAACCATTCGACGCTGATTACGCTGTTCTCGATGATGCTGGGTTGCCTGATTGGCTGGCTGGTGGCATTGAAAATGACCCAGGAAAAACCCGCGCAGTCGATGCAGGAGACGCGTCGCTTACTGGATGCGGTTGGCTGGGCCTTTATCCTGCCGCAGATCCTCGCCACCCTGGGCCTGCTGTTCACCAGCGCCGGTGTGGGTAACGCGATATCGCACCTGACCGAAACCTGGCTGGCAGTGGATAACCGCTTTATCGCCGTGGCGGTGTACGCCATCGGCATGGCGCTGCTGACCATGGTGATGGGCAATGCTTTTGCCGCGTTTCCGATTGTCACCGCCGGGATCGGTATCCCGATTCTGGTGCTGCAACATCATGGTAATCCGGCAGTGATGGCGGCGATTGGTATGTTCTCCGGCTATTGCGGTACGCTGATGACCCCGATGGCGGCCAACTTTAACCTCGTCCCGGCACGTCTGCTGGAGCTGCCGGATCGTAATGCGGTGATCAAGGCTCAGGTGCCTACTGGTGTGCTACTGCTGGTGGTCAATATTTTCCTGTTGTGGTTCATGATGTTTTTGTGA
- a CDS encoding transposase, producing the protein QSGSSVNRPGRLGKAGNGHLRRAMYMAALSAAHHEPRANAFYTALVARGRKKIQAICAIMRKYLTGLWSCIKHGQDFDASKLFSDRHP; encoded by the coding sequence CCAGTCAGGGAGCAGCGTAAACCGGCCGGGGCGTCTGGGTAAGGCAGGGAACGGTCACCTGCGCAGGGCAATGTATATGGCGGCGCTGAGTGCGGCGCACCATGAACCACGGGCCAATGCGTTTTACACGGCGTTAGTGGCGAGGGGCAGGAAAAAAATCCAGGCGATATGCGCCATCATGAGAAAATACCTGACCGGCTTATGGAGTTGCATAAAACACGGTCAGGACTTTGATGCATCGAAACTTTTTAGTGACAGGCATCCGTAA
- the pxpA gene encoding 5-oxoprolinase subunit PxpA produces the protein MKIDLNADLGEGSGSDQELLQLVSSANIACGFHAGDAVTMLQSVRWAKAAGVAIGAHPSFPDRENFGRTAMQLPAETVYAQMIYQVGALKSLAESEGERLVHVKPHGMLYNQAAADPLLADTIARAVKAVDARLILVGLAGSESIRAAAHYGLQTREEVFADRGYQASGALVPRSQPGALIEDSAQAIAQTLTMVQQRKVQSISGEWVAVNAQTVCLHGDGAHALQFAHALRAAFATQQISVTSA, from the coding sequence ATGAAGATTGATCTCAACGCCGACCTCGGTGAAGGCAGTGGCAGCGATCAGGAATTGCTGCAACTGGTCAGCTCCGCCAACATCGCCTGTGGTTTCCATGCGGGGGATGCCGTCACCATGCTGCAATCGGTACGCTGGGCGAAAGCGGCGGGCGTGGCTATTGGCGCGCATCCCAGCTTTCCTGACCGGGAAAACTTTGGCCGCACCGCTATGCAATTGCCTGCGGAGACGGTCTATGCCCAGATGATTTATCAGGTTGGCGCATTGAAAAGCCTGGCGGAGAGCGAAGGCGAGCGGCTGGTACATGTGAAGCCACATGGCATGTTATACAACCAGGCCGCTGCCGATCCGCTGCTGGCGGATACCATTGCGCGGGCGGTAAAAGCGGTGGATGCGCGCCTGATTCTGGTGGGACTGGCGGGCAGCGAGTCGATTCGCGCAGCGGCGCATTATGGCCTGCAAACCCGTGAAGAAGTGTTTGCCGACCGTGGCTATCAGGCCAGTGGGGCGCTGGTGCCGCGCAGCCAGCCGGGAGCGCTGATCGAGGACAGCGCCCAGGCGATTGCCCAGACGCTCACCATGGTGCAACAGCGTAAAGTACAAAGCATCAGTGGTGAGTGGGTCGCGGTGAACGCGCAAACTGTTTGTCTGCATGGCGACGGTGCGCATGCGCTGCAATTTGCTCACGCGTTGCGCGCGGCATTTGCTACTCAGCAAATCTCCGTCACCAGCGCATAA